The Diprion similis isolate iyDipSimi1 chromosome 11, iyDipSimi1.1, whole genome shotgun sequence genome includes a region encoding these proteins:
- the LOC124412796 gene encoding 60S ribosomal protein L10a → MTSKVSRDTLYECVNSVIQNSQDKKRKFLETVEIQIGLKNYDPQKDKRFSGTVKLKNIPRPKMQVCVLGDQQHCDEAKAQNVPFMDAEALKKLNKNKKLVKKLAKKYDAFLASESLIKQIPRLLGPGLNKAGKFPGLLSHQESMTAKIDEVKATIKFQMKKVLCLSVAVGHVGMTPDELVQNVHLSVNFLVSLLKKHWQNVRSLHIKSSMGPPQRLY, encoded by the exons ATGAC GTCCAAAGTGTCACGTGACACGCTCTACGAGTGCGTGAATTCTGTTATACAGAACTCTCAGGACAAGAAGAGGAAGTTTTTGGAAACCGTCGAGATTCAAATTGGTCTGAAGAATTATGACCCCCAAAAGGACAAGCGTTTCTCAGGCACCGTAAA ATTGAAGAACATCCCACGTCCCAAAATGCAGGTGTGTGTATTAGGAGATCAACAACATTGTGACGAAGCTAAGGCACAAAATGTACCTTTTATGGATGCTGAGGCACTTAAGAAATtgaacaagaacaaaaaactTGTCAAGAAACTAG ccaaAAAATACGATGCTTTTCTGGCCAGTGAGTCGTTGATCAAGCAGATTCCTCGTCTGCTGGGTCCAGGTTTGAACAAGGCTGGTAAATTCCCTGGTCTTCTCTCTCACCAAGAGTCTATGACCGCAAAAATTGACGAAGTCAAAGCAACAATCAAGTTCCAGATGAAGAAG GTGCTGTGTCTATCAGTTGCCGTTGGACACGTTGGCATGACCCCCGACGAGCTCGTTCAGAACGTCCATCTCTCTGTTAACTTCTTAGTGTCTCTTTTGAAGAAGCACTGGCAGAATGTCCGCTCTCTTCACATTAAATCATCCATGGGACCACCACAGAGGCTGTACTAA
- the LOC124412795 gene encoding uncharacterized protein LOC124412795 has product MRNLLVKLLWLTLIVGGGAAIVPPPWANPSNNPCAAQPRGWQLLYWPADGKCYKIFQIGAPCPQTMELSPAAEGGGTVAECRCPPGTAQSPRDTLCHSIFTRGPCPAGQYFSPVPDISGRSSSKPRWGVCQELESCPEQSEAYWPRDGKCYPKLSRGPCPRGELLVMGKDNLPECSCTSEGELGRYHWPGEGGGCHEHYTKGPCTEIGELFLPGGLCGCHNGLPHYHEESNMCYQLGGIGPCSMGHHFIVTTTDQQDHPEEIRAKCVCKPGHVLYENGLCYRIHTRGPCNNGEMLLNETTCIPVPCKRGRLYFPQEKTCYKIGSKGPCPNGQIVLYDYNVRPSLDGISYNGVCGCTNALKESGRCSEDVEENCRNTPGMAVINKTCYKLYTRGPCAEGEWLVAQRAAKVDLWQTAEGEERPRARCECRPGYKRVTDSVEVSEVESNSLISPGGCQPPAVSLARFLNKQIKSIDF; this is encoded by the exons ATGCGGAACCTACTGGTAAAACTACTGTGGCTGACTCTGATTGTTGGAGGAGGAGCAGCGATAGTGCCACCACCATGGGCAAACCCTTCCAACAATCCTTGCGCTGCTCAGCCTCGTGGATGGCAGCTGCTTTACTGGCCAGCGGATGGAAAatgttacaaaatatttcag ATCGGGGCACCTTGTCCACAAACAATGGAACTGAGCCCAGCAGCTGAAGGAGGAGGTACGGTTGCGGAATGTAGATGCCCTCCAGGTACAGCGCAATCTCCTCGAGATACGCTTTGTCATTCGATATTCACAAGGGGACCCTGCCCAGCgggtcaatatttttcacctgtTCCAGACATTAGCGGTAGATCAAG TTCAAAGCCGAGATGGGGTGTGTGCCAAGAGCTAGAATCCTGTCCCGAACAAAGCGAGGCATATTGGCCAAGAGATGGTAAATGTTATCCAAAGTTGAGTCGAGGTCCGTGTCCAAGAGGAGAGCTTCTCGTCATGGGAAAAGATAATTTACCGGAATGTTCGTGCACCTCCGAAGGCGAATTGGGGAGGTATCATTGGCCCGGTGAAGGCGGAGGTTGTCACGAGCACTACACGAAAGGTCCGTGTACAGAAATTGGGGAATTATTTCTGCCAGGAGGGCTGTGCGGCTGCCATAACGGGCTTCCGCACTATCACGAAGAGTCAAATATGTGTTATCAATTAG GTGGAATAGGACCGTGTTCAATGGGTCATCACTTTATCGTAACGACAACGGATCAACAGGATCATCCAGAGGAAATTCGAGCTAAATGCGTCTGCAAACCGGGTCATGTTCTCTACGAGAATGGTTTGTGTTATAGAATTCACACAAGAGGACCGTGCAATAACGGTGAAATGTTATTGAACGAAACAACTTGTATCCCTGTGCCATGCAAAAGAGGGAGACTTTATTTCCCACAGGAAAAAACCTGTTACAAAATTGGTTCCAAGGGACCATGTCCCAACGGTCAAATAGTTTTATACGATTACAACGTGCGACCCTCTCTAGACGGAATCAGTTACAACGGTGTTTGTGGATGTACAAACGCCCTCAAAGAGTCTGGTAGATGTTCGGAGGATGTGGAAGAAAATTGCAGAAACACACCTGGCATGGCTGTGATTAATAAAACTTGTTACAAATTGTACACCAGAGGACCTTGCGCTGAGGGTGAATGGCTAGTTGCTCAACGAGCAGCCAAAGTCGATTTATGGCAGACAGCGGAAGGTGAAGAGAGACCCAGAGCGAGATGTGAATGCAGGCCTGGATATAAGCGTGTTACAGACAGCGTAGAAGTTTCGGAAGTAGAGAGTAATAGTTTAATTTCACCGGGTGGTTGTCAGCCACCAGCAGTCAGTCTGGcaagatttctcaataaacaaatcaaatcaatcGACTTTTGA